A window of Apium graveolens cultivar Ventura chromosome 8, ASM990537v1, whole genome shotgun sequence contains these coding sequences:
- the LOC141679747 gene encoding uncharacterized protein LOC141679747 has translation MDMSGNTDFRSANMQTLKDSEMLRYFSEENPSFFVTLPRDDRDLREMVYFTNIMLKLPDNFVNSLRESIPSKVILVLANGHETYVNFKKSEQSLCHMKEFNIDCRDLFGSTLIYSYKGNGKFFVNCLKDDLCEVIYFKNRTIPRDTFYDQDVMTGIGWKFLVFLNNPAFQNGEIPIPAHFWRAFGKLLPPKVQFYMRNGSRYEGTCSKTERKMYGLDDLVREYGLSETDKVLFTYFGEGNFFVMIFDTSNVEVIYTIQSM, from the exons ATGG ATATGAGTGGAAATACTGATTTCCGTAGTGCAAACATGCAAACCTTGAAAGATTCAGAGATG CTTAGGTACTTTAGCGAGGAAAATCCATCGTTCTTTGTAACTCTTCCACGTGATGACAGAGACCTTCGTGAAATGGTATATTTCACTAATATTATGCTG AAACTACCTGATAACTTTGTCAATAGTCTTCGAGAATCTATTCCTAGTAAAGTAATTCTTGTACTTGCTAATGGACATGAAACCTATGTGAATTTCAAGAAGTCGGAACAGTCTCTCTGTCACATGAAAGAGTTCAACATTGATTGTCGAGATTTGTTCGGTTCCACTTTGATTTACTCTTATAAGGGCAACGGGAAATTCTTTGTAAATTGTTTGAAGGATGACCTCTGCGAGGTTATATACTTCAAGAATAGGACAATTCCACGCGACACTTTCTATGATCAAG ATGTAATGACTGGTATAGGATGGAAGTTCCTGGTGTTTCTTAACAATCCTGCATTTCAAAATGGAGAAATT CCAATTCCTGCACACTTCTGGAGAGCCTTTGGGAAGCTGCTACCACCTAAAGTCCAGTTCTACATGAGAAATGGAAGTCGATATGAAGGAACGTGTTCCAAAACTGAGAGAAAGATGTATGGCCTTGACGATCTTGTGCGAGAATATGGTTTGAGCGAGACTGACAAAGTTTTGTTTACCTACTTTGGTGAAGGAAATTTTTTTGTTATGATATTTGATACATCAAATGTGGAA GTTATATATACTATACAAAGCATGTAA
- the LOC141677254 gene encoding uncharacterized protein LOC141677254 produces MPQNIDPIKQVYTRFGEKKFLRFELFDGSNVVKIFAWDEFTVDVANALQEYVGYPPIVILTTMRPLIHNGSLQIRSSSCSRIYFNINHPAIEVLRQRILAGLV; encoded by the exons ATGCCTCAGAATATTGATCCAATAAAGCAAGTTTATACACGATTTGGTGAGAAAAAGTTTCTTCGATTTGAGTTATTTGATGGCAG CAACGTTGTTAAGATTTTTGCTTGGGATGAATTTACTGTTGATGTAGCAAATGCACTTCAGGAATATGTTGGGTATCCTCCAATTGTTATCTTGACAACCATGAGGCCACTAATCCACAATG GTTCACTGCAGATAAGAAGTTCATCATGTTCGCGGATTTATTTCAATATTAATCATCCTGCTATTGAAGTATTGAGGCAAAG AATACTTGCTGGATTGGTCTAA
- the LOC141679749 gene encoding replication protein A 70 kDa DNA-binding subunit C-like — protein MESAVFNLIEDLDQSTTNWKIKARVTRMWTSVSSENGSVKGYNVILLDDDNNHVHAFAYPNIWNGFKTPVIEGGVYVFDQFSVKTVVGNLKPVQTDICIRFSQYTTVTAAEDDGMIPAYKFEFLDLGDLFAEASKYQPQQQPEFVIDVIGVIEDFEPLTKLDTKFGMRDIVKFRICDSSNQHKVSVWGDLAVFANNIYTKEFQSPVIAIITSTKVTTFMNTVQIGTLPYSKLYLNLDDESVTDMRMRLKEEGYLSKREKYLKAAKSEFVQPFMERMTLKDLNENLTYDDLKKRIYTTFSVVKVDEDVAWWFYSCNKCQQEVERLDRRFRCNNCPRIIPVSPKRFRIMVLAEDDTFSCNIMLMDRAARRIVGTSAAKAYNDFEKAPEEVLPQVLKDLVGKEVTVIIQLNKANVTEDSTIFDANDIFDTTTQSPSPSESAHISESSSINFSVNSVDLDAIDHTPGSAKSVTKKIKKRSNTAVKHSIILLDVMYER, from the exons ATGGAGTCTGCAGTATTCAATCTTATTGAAGACCTTGATCAATCGACTACCAATTGGAAGATTAAGGCTAGAGTAACTAGGATGTGGACCAGCGTTAGCTCTGAGAATGGATCAGTCAAAGGATATAATGTCATTCTGCTTGATGATGAT AATAATCACGTCCATGCATTTGCTTATCCCAATATTTGGAATGGATTCAAAACTCCTGTGATTGAAGGAGGCGTTTATGTTTTTGACCAATTTTCTGTGAAAACTGTTGTCGGTAATCTGAAGCCTGTACAAACTGATATCTGCATCAGATTTTCACAATATACTACGGTCACTGCTGCTGAAGACGATGGCATGATTCCTGCCTACAAATTCGAATTTCTGGATTTAGGTGATCTTTTTGCTGAGGCCAGCAAATATCAGCCACAACAACAGCCTGAATTTGTTATAG ATGTAATTGGAGTTATTGAGGATTTTGAACCTCTAACGAAACTTGACACAAAATTTGGCATGCGAGACATCGTCAAATTCAGGATTTGTGATTCCAG TAATCAACATAAAGTAAGTGTTTGGGGAGATCTTGCTGTGTTTGCCAATAACATTTATACTAAGGAATTCCAGTCTCCAGTAATTGCAATAATAACGAGCACAAAAGTTACAACTTTCATGA ATACTGTGCAGATTGGTACTTTGCCATATTCAAAATTGTACCTCAACCTAGATGATGAATCCGTGACTGATATGAGGATGAG GTTGAAGGAGGAGGGATATTTGTCAAAGAGAGAAAAATATCTTAAGGCGGCAAAATCTGAATTTGTTCAACCCTTTATGGAACGAATGACATTAAAGGATCTCAATGAAAATCTGACATATGATGACTTGAAG AAGAGGATATACACCACGTTCTCAGTTGTTAAGGTGGATGAAGATGTAGCATGGTGGTTTTACAGTTGTAACAAATGTCAACAAGAGGTTGAGCGGCTTGACAGGAGATTTCGATGTAATAATTGTCCTCGCATAATTCCGGTTTCCCCTAAAAG GTTTCGTATCATGGTCCTTGCCGAAGATGATACATTTTCATGTAATATTATGCTCATGGACCGAGCTGCTAGAAGGATTGTTGGCACAAGTGCAGCAAAAGCGTATAATGATTTTGAGAAG GCTCCTGAAGAAGTCCTTCCTCAGGTACTTAAAGATTTGGTTGGAAAGGAAGTCACTGTCATTATTCAATTGAACAAAGCAAATGTAACTGAGGATAGTACCATATTTGATGCAAATGACATATTTGACACGACTACGCAGAGTCCAAGTCCATCTGAATCTGCACATATATCAGAATCTTCCTCCATCAACTTTTCCGTTAAT TCCGTCGATCTTGATGCCATTGATCATACTCCGGGCTCTGCAAAATCAGttaccaaaaaaattaaaaag AGAAGTAATACAGCAGTTAAGCACTCAATTATTTTGCTCGATGTTATGTACGAAAGATGA